In Planctomycetota bacterium, the following proteins share a genomic window:
- a CDS encoding PTS sugar transporter subunit IIA — translation MPSPHADRGGGALPFPSTATFRMRLTDILKPENVKLPVEATDKAGVIDELVDHLQANGDLEDVEKVRTSVLERERTRTTGIGDGLAIPHGKTTGVASLVTAFGRCKEPVDFEAIDGRPVELVWLLASPTDKTVPHINALARISKIIAKADVRKKLLAAETPRAIYDIVAEEDEKL, via the coding sequence GTGCCATCGCCGCACGCCGACCGAGGCGGCGGGGCTCTGCCCTTCCCTTCCACCGCCACCTTCCGCATGCGACTGACCGACATCCTGAAGCCGGAGAACGTCAAGCTTCCCGTCGAGGCAACCGACAAGGCCGGCGTGATCGACGAACTCGTCGACCACCTCCAAGCCAACGGCGATCTCGAGGACGTCGAGAAGGTCCGCACGAGCGTCCTGGAGCGCGAACGGACCCGCACCACCGGCATCGGTGACGGCCTTGCCATTCCTCACGGCAAGACCACGGGCGTCGCGTCGCTCGTTACCGCCTTCGGTCGCTGCAAGGAACCGGTCGACTTCGAAGCCATCGACGGCCGACCCGTTGAGCTCGTCTGGCTGCTGGCCAGCCCGACGGACAAGACCGTCCCGCACATCAACGCCCTGGCCCGGATCAGCAAGATCATCGCCAAGGCCGACGTTCGCAAAAAGCTTCTGGCTGCCGAGACGCCCCGCGCGATTTACGACATCGTCGCTGAGGAAGACGAGAAGCTTTAA
- a CDS encoding glycosyl hydrolase: protein MYSDVGFEPRNVGDVDVVYHEGKFHLFHLVLPNHDYIAHAVSDDGLNWRRVENALFIGNPGSWDDDALWTMNVSGDPDKPGCWRMFYTGLSRRERGRVQRIGLAVSDDLIHWKKVNDGVYPIDVARGGETFYESSLHEGRKWVSFRDPLFFCDGGKRWLLVSGRVKHGPVIRRGCVSLVEEVERDKWEFRPPLYHPRRYDDVEVPGLFKLGGNYFLLGSIREDVKVRYWYSETLQGPWRNYFDNVLLPQGNYAARTCVYPLEAQEVDDDGRLRGESPSTNDVCDLDGCGRLVFNFYFTGSSPAASKWGQARNLMPPPKRLVTHEDGRLLLKSFDGFDRAVRRQLHASDLGPLRPISGNPDSRVGSNEIDCWFGSDAGFETFLLQGAHRDFRLRGKLSLEGRGKCGFVFRFDEPTTSGYYLSLDLQKGLAQLRSWKSNYHETPGMTDAGPGTEPGVGHAGPAVSLDEGLGENAFNFRAIQSGNFLTNRTGPWDFELLAYGKYLEFSVDGYVRLSLVDDTFRDGRLGFYAETAQIRVEHLELDHLYPPHDEAAALTP from the coding sequence ATGTATTCCGACGTCGGTTTCGAGCCACGCAACGTCGGCGACGTCGACGTCGTCTATCACGAGGGAAAGTTCCACCTCTTCCACCTCGTTCTCCCGAACCACGATTACATCGCCCACGCCGTCAGCGATGATGGCCTCAACTGGCGCCGCGTCGAAAACGCGCTGTTCATCGGCAACCCGGGCTCTTGGGATGACGACGCGCTTTGGACCATGAACGTCAGCGGCGACCCGGACAAGCCGGGCTGCTGGCGCATGTTCTACACAGGGCTGAGTCGCCGTGAGCGCGGACGCGTGCAACGCATCGGGTTGGCCGTCAGCGATGACTTGATCCACTGGAAAAAGGTCAACGACGGCGTCTACCCGATCGACGTCGCCCGCGGCGGGGAGACGTTTTACGAGAGCTCGCTCCACGAAGGGCGCAAGTGGGTCAGCTTCCGTGACCCGCTCTTCTTCTGCGACGGCGGCAAGCGGTGGCTGCTCGTCAGTGGACGCGTGAAGCACGGCCCGGTGATTCGGCGTGGCTGCGTATCGCTCGTTGAGGAAGTCGAGCGCGACAAGTGGGAGTTCCGCCCGCCGCTCTACCACCCGCGGCGATACGACGATGTCGAAGTGCCGGGCCTCTTCAAGCTCGGCGGCAACTACTTCCTGCTCGGCAGCATTCGCGAAGACGTCAAGGTGCGCTACTGGTACAGCGAGACTCTGCAGGGCCCGTGGCGGAACTACTTCGACAACGTCCTCCTGCCGCAGGGCAACTACGCCGCCCGAACGTGCGTGTATCCGCTCGAAGCCCAGGAGGTTGACGACGACGGCCGGCTGCGGGGCGAATCGCCGAGCACGAACGACGTGTGCGACCTCGACGGCTGCGGCAGGCTGGTCTTCAACTTCTACTTCACCGGCTCTAGCCCCGCGGCCAGCAAGTGGGGTCAGGCCCGCAACCTCATGCCGCCGCCGAAGCGGCTCGTTACCCACGAGGACGGCCGGCTTCTGCTCAAGAGCTTCGACGGCTTCGACAGAGCCGTGCGCCGGCAGCTGCACGCGTCCGACCTCGGTCCTCTCCGTCCGATCTCCGGCAACCCGGACAGTCGCGTCGGCTCCAACGAGATCGACTGCTGGTTTGGCAGCGATGCGGGCTTTGAGACCTTTTTGCTCCAGGGCGCGCACCGCGACTTCCGTCTCCGGGGCAAGCTCAGCCTCGAAGGCCGTGGCAAGTGCGGCTTCGTCTTCCGCTTCGACGAGCCGACCACTAGCGGCTACTACCTCTCACTCGACCTCCAAAAGGGTCTTGCTCAGCTTCGGTCCTGGAAGAGCAACTACCACGAAACGCCCGGCATGACCGACGCCGGCCCCGGGACCGAACCCGGCGTCGGACACGCAGGCCCGGCCGTCAGCCTCGACGAAGGCCTCGGCGAGAACGCGTTCAACTTCCGCGCGATTCAGTCGGGCAACTTCCTCACCAACCGCACCGGTCCGTGGGACTTCGAGCTGCTGGCTTACGGCAAGTATCTTGAGTTCAGCGTCGACGGCTACGTTCGGCTGTCACTCGTCGACGACACCTTCCGTGACGGCCGGCTCGGCTTCTACGCCGAGACCGCGCAGATCCGCGTCGAGCACTTGGAACTCGACCACCTCTACCCGCCCCACGACGAAGCCGCGGCCCTCACGCCGTGA
- a CDS encoding inositol monophosphatase family protein yields the protein MNNDQRLDLAVQAVVRAAEVCEAVRKQLVAIDKHDKGDRSPVTVADFASQAVIAQVLAEAGLPIVAEESLAELDEASEDLRTKAAEASGMSADDLRKHVAMGGGEPTGTYWVLDPIDGTKGFLRGGQYAIALALVEDGRPTMGLLGCPRWDIGRLFAAAEGDAWTASLSRAESHQPITAAGTNETIRLTESVESGHADHDLSTRLAEAIGVTEEPLRMDSQAKYAAVASGEADVYLRVSPGKTYREKVWDHAAGVAVVEAAGGRVTDATGKPLDFTAGRKLDNNTGIVATGGPQSLHDRVVAALKSSM from the coding sequence ATGAACAACGATCAACGGCTCGATCTCGCCGTCCAGGCTGTCGTCCGGGCGGCTGAGGTGTGTGAGGCGGTGCGGAAGCAGCTCGTCGCCATTGACAAGCACGACAAGGGAGACCGCTCGCCCGTGACGGTGGCGGACTTTGCGAGCCAGGCGGTCATCGCCCAGGTGCTGGCCGAGGCAGGTCTGCCGATTGTGGCGGAGGAGTCGTTGGCGGAGCTGGACGAAGCGAGCGAAGACCTGCGCACCAAGGCGGCGGAGGCGTCGGGCATGTCGGCAGACGACCTTCGCAAGCACGTCGCGATGGGCGGCGGCGAGCCGACGGGGACCTACTGGGTGCTCGACCCGATCGACGGCACCAAAGGGTTCCTGCGTGGCGGGCAGTACGCGATTGCCCTCGCGCTCGTCGAAGATGGCCGGCCGACGATGGGACTGCTGGGGTGTCCGCGGTGGGACATCGGCAGGCTGTTCGCCGCGGCGGAAGGCGACGCGTGGACCGCGAGCCTCAGCCGGGCGGAGTCACACCAGCCGATCACAGCGGCAGGGACGAACGAGACGATCCGCCTGACCGAGAGTGTCGAGTCGGGCCACGCCGATCACGACCTGTCGACGCGACTGGCCGAGGCGATCGGCGTGACGGAGGAGCCGCTGCGGATGGACAGCCAGGCCAAGTACGCCGCCGTCGCGAGCGGCGAGGCAGACGTCTATCTGCGCGTGTCGCCAGGCAAGACGTATCGCGAGAAGGTGTGGGACCACGCGGCCGGCGTCGCTGTGGTCGAGGCGGCGGGTGGTCGGGTCACGGATGCCACCGGCAAGCCGCTCGACTTCACGGCGGGTCGCAAACTCGACAACAACACCGGCATCGTCGCCACGGGCGGGCCGCAGTCGCTGCACGATCGCGTGGTGGCGGCGTTGAAGTCGTCGATGTAA
- a CDS encoding SDR family oxidoreductase, which produces MSNTSRCALVTGASSGIGRSTAVALAEAGYAVAVAARRREPLDELVAEIESSAGKAVAITADLTKPDDIRRVWTDATEKLGGPIDCLIANAGRGLQGGVTTSDDTQWRQMVELNLTGTMDLMRLAAESMRTGTGVRDIVVIGSVVGVNVSPFSAVYGATKFAIGAAAESLRRDIGKEGIRVTVIKPGIVTTEFQEVAGYDAETFGTAVAKFGRPLSADDVARSIRFVVEQPEGVHINDLMIRPTGQDYP; this is translated from the coding sequence ATGAGCAACACATCACGCTGTGCACTCGTCACTGGTGCGAGTTCCGGAATCGGACGATCGACTGCGGTCGCCTTGGCGGAGGCCGGCTACGCGGTGGCGGTCGCCGCGCGGCGACGTGAGCCGTTGGATGAGCTTGTCGCCGAGATCGAATCGAGCGCCGGCAAGGCCGTCGCGATCACGGCCGATCTGACAAAGCCCGACGACATCCGACGGGTCTGGACCGACGCCACTGAGAAGCTCGGCGGGCCGATCGACTGCCTCATTGCCAACGCAGGCCGGGGCCTTCAAGGCGGCGTGACGACGAGCGACGACACACAGTGGCGGCAGATGGTCGAGCTGAACCTGACCGGCACGATGGACCTGATGCGGCTCGCGGCCGAGTCGATGCGCACCGGGACAGGCGTCCGGGACATCGTCGTCATCGGCAGCGTCGTCGGGGTGAACGTGTCGCCCTTCTCGGCGGTTTACGGGGCGACCAAGTTCGCCATCGGAGCCGCAGCCGAGAGTCTGCGGCGCGACATCGGCAAGGAGGGCATCCGCGTGACGGTCATCAAGCCTGGGATCGTCACGACGGAGTTCCAGGAGGTCGCCGGCTACGACGCGGAGACATTCGGCACGGCCGTCGCCAAGTTCGGCCGGCCGCTGTCGGCAGACGACGTCGCCCGAAGCATCCGGTTCGTCGTCGAGCAGCCCGAAGGCGTGCACATAAACGATCTCATGATTCGCCCGACGGGTCAGGACTATCCGTGA
- a CDS encoding nucleoside hydrolase, with the protein MSTTHRVIVDTDIGDDIDDAFCLAFLLKATEHFSSVFIKTCYGDPNRRLRPARAMMRAAYDAGLAGDHRNVGVSSGVDDSLEMPKGYGKIGTRYLYGDTLPADFYYPSTFGLYPGDQIDAALSIGPLTNLALSIREDQTAMAKLRHVVMAGEFVKPGFIEHNVRCDVPAAAKAFASGIAIEVIPWSIGPMTKLVDSDIVRIMKAGSTGDAICRLLVDWLMEFWGTVPGKTNMYDPMTAVALLHPEWFEWKTGRVSVDTSRSDTRGLTTIVADSEGPHRIATRVDVANAKGLLLDTLCCKVGGSA; encoded by the coding sequence ATGAGCACTACGCACCGCGTCATCGTCGACACGGACATCGGCGACGACATCGATGATGCCTTCTGCCTCGCGTTCCTGCTGAAAGCGACGGAGCACTTCAGTTCTGTCTTCATCAAGACCTGCTACGGCGACCCCAACCGTCGCCTCCGCCCGGCGCGGGCGATGATGCGAGCCGCCTACGACGCAGGGCTCGCCGGTGACCATCGCAACGTCGGTGTGAGCAGCGGCGTCGACGACTCACTGGAGATGCCGAAGGGCTACGGAAAGATCGGGACCCGCTATCTGTATGGCGACACGCTGCCTGCCGACTTCTACTACCCTTCGACCTTTGGCCTTTATCCAGGAGATCAGATCGATGCCGCTCTGTCGATCGGCCCACTGACCAATCTCGCGTTGTCGATCCGAGAGGATCAGACTGCGATGGCCAAGCTCCGCCACGTCGTCATGGCGGGCGAGTTCGTGAAACCCGGCTTCATCGAGCACAACGTCCGCTGCGACGTCCCCGCCGCGGCAAAGGCGTTCGCGAGTGGCATCGCGATCGAGGTGATCCCGTGGAGCATCGGGCCGATGACGAAGCTCGTCGATTCTGACATCGTCCGCATCATGAAAGCCGGCAGCACCGGCGACGCGATCTGCCGACTGCTGGTCGACTGGCTGATGGAGTTCTGGGGGACGGTGCCGGGCAAGACGAACATGTACGACCCGATGACGGCCGTCGCGCTGCTGCATCCGGAGTGGTTCGAGTGGAAAACTGGCCGAGTCAGCGTCGACACCTCTCGCAGTGACACGCGTGGGCTCACCACGATCGTCGCGGACTCCGAAGGTCCACATCGCATTGCTACCCGCGTCGACGTCGCAAACGCCAAGGGTCTGCTCCTCGACACGTTGTGCTGCAAGGTCGGCGGCTCGGCGTGA
- a CDS encoding ABC transporter permease subunit, which translates to MLGIPQYLWRLVPANPIMLRVVGVGGKRTKDLIARCVYLGLLIGIVLITLVGADAAGGDLDELTAISTELFIGMSYLQLALVALLAPIFTAGAITQEKDSQTYDILLSTPLTNGQIVLGTLLSRLFFVFALLISGIPVFGITQIFGGVGIREILLVTGVAAVTALLTGAFAVAIATFKVGTRRTIFSFYFLIVVYLVGGWLIDAGADPTHPILADGSRAETGWLTAIHPFLALRSILDPVDYAPPAVSELSEGLRGWPWSFYLSKPAAFFMTAGTLVSLLLVVPSIVLLRRMAQSTLTPAGWINEKLSFLPGFTPRGDRPARSVWNNPIAWREARTKASAARSGLLRYAFILLGVGGAGVAAWLYANESAEPDTYVTAGSINPVTRTVFIRGLDGGTYALSPTVSVRVNGEDVTFRDADRRLAVQTPLALEVRNGAPTITRLNLSDVGRRLAPETARNVLLGLVLLEVATILLIVTNASASTVTREREDGSLDLLLSTPITSRYYIWGKLRGLVSFALPLIVVPVASIAAFVLADLFAGGTRPLVLPESLLTVPLLLVVMVAFAAIVGMNLSLRTGSTVKSVMASLGVVLGLFALLGWCGTAIAASGEGVTLAFTAFSPLSVMMIQIDPATFADDTVLDPQDGGVNRAVLTLFTLVACGAYAGGVWTLYKSMVKNFDMTIRRQQR; encoded by the coding sequence GTGCTGGGCATTCCTCAATACCTCTGGCGGCTCGTCCCGGCCAACCCGATCATGCTCCGCGTCGTCGGCGTCGGGGGCAAACGCACCAAGGACCTCATCGCCCGCTGCGTCTACCTCGGCCTGCTCATCGGCATCGTGCTCATCACGCTCGTCGGTGCCGACGCGGCCGGCGGTGACCTGGATGAGCTGACGGCGATCAGCACCGAGCTGTTCATCGGGATGAGCTACCTGCAGCTCGCACTCGTCGCTCTGCTGGCTCCCATTTTCACGGCCGGGGCGATCACGCAGGAGAAAGATTCGCAGACGTACGACATCCTGCTCAGCACGCCGTTGACGAACGGCCAGATCGTGCTGGGCACGTTGCTCAGCCGGCTGTTTTTCGTCTTCGCCCTGCTCATCAGTGGCATTCCGGTCTTTGGCATCACGCAGATCTTCGGCGGCGTGGGGATCCGCGAAATCCTGCTCGTCACCGGCGTCGCGGCAGTGACGGCATTGCTGACGGGTGCATTCGCCGTGGCGATCGCAACGTTCAAGGTCGGGACGCGGCGGACGATCTTCAGCTTCTACTTCCTGATCGTCGTCTACCTCGTCGGCGGCTGGCTCATCGACGCCGGGGCCGATCCGACCCACCCGATCTTGGCGGACGGCTCGCGAGCCGAAACCGGCTGGTTGACCGCGATCCATCCCTTCCTGGCACTGCGGAGCATCCTCGACCCGGTCGACTATGCCCCGCCGGCCGTCTCGGAGCTGAGCGAAGGACTTCGCGGCTGGCCGTGGTCGTTCTACTTGTCGAAGCCAGCCGCGTTCTTCATGACGGCGGGGACGCTCGTCTCGCTGCTGCTGGTCGTCCCGAGCATCGTCCTCCTGCGACGCATGGCTCAGTCGACGCTCACGCCGGCCGGTTGGATCAACGAAAAGCTGTCGTTCCTGCCCGGCTTCACGCCGCGGGGCGATCGGCCGGCTCGCAGCGTCTGGAACAACCCGATCGCCTGGCGCGAGGCACGTACCAAAGCGTCGGCCGCCAGGTCGGGACTGCTCCGCTACGCGTTCATCCTCCTCGGCGTCGGCGGTGCGGGGGTCGCGGCGTGGCTCTATGCAAACGAGTCCGCCGAGCCGGACACGTACGTGACGGCTGGTTCGATCAATCCCGTCACACGGACGGTCTTCATCCGTGGCCTGGACGGCGGTACCTACGCACTGTCGCCGACCGTGTCGGTCCGCGTGAACGGCGAGGACGTGACGTTCCGAGATGCGGATCGCCGGCTTGCCGTACAGACCCCGTTGGCTCTGGAGGTCCGCAATGGCGCGCCGACGATCACACGACTCAACCTCAGCGACGTCGGACGGCGGCTCGCACCCGAGACTGCGCGAAACGTGCTGCTAGGCCTCGTGCTCTTGGAGGTCGCGACGATTTTGCTCATCGTCACCAACGCCTCGGCCAGCACGGTGACGCGCGAGCGCGAAGACGGCTCGCTCGACCTGCTGCTCAGCACGCCGATCACGAGTCGTTACTACATCTGGGGCAAGCTTCGCGGGCTCGTGAGCTTTGCCTTGCCCTTGATTGTGGTCCCGGTGGCGAGCATCGCGGCGTTTGTCCTTGCCGACCTGTTCGCCGGTGGCACGCGGCCTCTGGTGTTGCCCGAGTCCTTGCTGACGGTTCCGCTATTGCTGGTGGTAATGGTCGCGTTTGCGGCGATTGTCGGCATGAACCTGTCGCTGCGAACGGGATCGACGGTAAAGAGCGTGATGGCGTCGCTGGGCGTGGTGCTGGGCCTGTTCGCCCTGCTCGGCTGGTGCGGCACGGCCATCGCCGCCAGCGGTGAGGGCGTGACGTTGGCGTTCACGGCGTTCAGCCCGCTGTCGGTCATGATGATCCAGATCGACCCGGCCACCTTCGCCGATGACACCGTCCTGGACCCCCAAGACGGCGGCGTGAACCGCGCTGTCCTGACGCTCTTCACGCTCGTCGCCTGCGGTGCCTACGCCGGCGGCGTCTGGACGCTGTACAAGTCGATGGTGAAAAACTTCGACATGACTATCCGTCGCCAACAGCGCTAA
- a CDS encoding Glu/Leu/Phe/Val dehydrogenase — protein MVANTNLLRPAEETPTAFWKNANLYFDRVHTRMHLDDTWRQVLSSPKRITTVSCPVHMDSGQIQVFTGFRVQHSNVLGPYKGGLRMAANVARDEVMALAMLQTWKNALVNLPYGGAKGGIICNPKSLSHRERERLVRRFTYEIHDVIGPDKDIPAPDLGTSGQEMAWIVDTYSSIVGHQELGVVTGKPVSIGGSCGRDEATGRGAMNVLRRYMHAAEDKGLDGLKIAVQGFGQVGSAAARLLAERGCTVVAISDQFGGYHNPKGIDVEAATRHYAETGQLTDLPDVEPMTNDELLTCDCDVLIPAAIENTVNGRIADGIKARIIVEGANGPTTPKADRILRDKGVVILPDILANAGGVTVSYFEWVQGLDAYFWDLKRVQDELQKVMETAFDRVHGFVLQERCDYRTAAYTLAVRRVAEACELKGLFP, from the coding sequence ATGGTCGCCAATACCAACCTGCTTCGGCCTGCGGAAGAGACGCCGACGGCGTTTTGGAAGAACGCCAACCTCTACTTCGATCGCGTGCACACGCGCATGCATCTGGACGACACGTGGCGTCAGGTGCTGTCATCGCCGAAGCGAATCACGACGGTGAGTTGCCCGGTCCACATGGACAGCGGGCAGATTCAGGTGTTCACCGGGTTCCGTGTCCAGCACTCCAACGTGCTCGGTCCGTACAAGGGCGGGCTGCGCATGGCGGCCAACGTCGCGCGGGACGAAGTCATGGCGCTGGCGATGCTGCAGACGTGGAAGAACGCGCTGGTCAACCTGCCGTATGGCGGGGCCAAGGGCGGCATCATCTGCAATCCCAAGAGCCTCAGCCATCGCGAGCGCGAACGCCTTGTCCGTCGCTTCACCTACGAAATCCACGATGTCATCGGCCCGGACAAGGACATCCCGGCACCTGACCTCGGCACGTCCGGCCAGGAGATGGCCTGGATCGTCGACACCTACTCCAGCATCGTCGGCCACCAAGAGCTTGGCGTCGTCACGGGTAAACCCGTCAGCATTGGCGGCTCGTGCGGGCGTGACGAAGCGACCGGTCGAGGCGCGATGAATGTGCTGCGTCGGTACATGCACGCGGCCGAAGACAAAGGACTCGACGGGCTGAAGATCGCGGTCCAGGGCTTCGGGCAAGTCGGATCCGCAGCGGCGAGGCTGCTTGCAGAACGCGGTTGCACCGTCGTCGCCATCAGCGACCAGTTCGGCGGATACCACAATCCGAAGGGCATCGACGTCGAGGCGGCCACGCGGCACTACGCCGAGACCGGCCAGCTCACCGATCTGCCCGACGTCGAGCCGATGACGAACGACGAACTCCTCACGTGCGACTGCGACGTGCTCATCCCGGCAGCAATCGAGAACACCGTCAACGGTCGCATCGCCGACGGGATCAAGGCACGGATCATCGTTGAAGGTGCCAACGGCCCTACGACGCCGAAAGCCGATCGGATTCTGCGTGACAAGGGCGTCGTCATTCTGCCCGACATCCTCGCCAACGCGGGCGGCGTGACGGTCAGTTACTTCGAGTGGGTCCAGGGCCTGGACGCCTATTTCTGGGACCTGAAGCGCGTGCAGGACGAGTTGCAGAAGGTCATGGAGACCGCATTCGATCGCGTGCACGGATTCGTGCTTCAGGAACGGTGCGACTACCGCACTGCGGCTTACACGCTGGCCGTCCGGCGCGTCGCCGAAGCCTGCGAGCTCAAGGGCCTGTTCCCGTAA